Proteins encoded within one genomic window of Episyrphus balteatus chromosome 1, idEpiBalt1.1, whole genome shotgun sequence:
- the LOC129907487 gene encoding uncharacterized protein LOC129907487: protein MGASNKNTRIALGISTASAIFVVIAFFSPYWLVTDGKLANPKFLNLGLWEVCFNHFQDIHRFYDTRFTGCMWVFEEEYYIIHDYLLPGFYIAVQFFATLCFVACLVALPLTLAFLKCSRDDDRYVFLLLTIGAVEVFGSLCGMLAALIFGANGDRRDWMPHWQNNDMGWAFALACIGSAFLMPAGVLYIVEARRERYKRLNEIGNREVNDYANDYNTRRYGEGVQTDI from the coding sequence ATGGGAGCTAGCAACAAAAACACTCGAATAGCTCTTGGAATATCCACAGCATCAGCTATATTTGTTGTAATTGCTTTTTTCTCGCCATATTGGTTGGTCACCGATGGCAAACTAGCCAATCCGAAATTTCTCAATCTTGGCCTATGGGAAGTGTGTTTCAATCACTTCCAAGACATCCATCGATTCTACGACACTCGCTTCACCGGTTGCATGTGGGTATTTGAAGAGGAATACTACATAATTCATGATTACTTGTTGCCCGGATTTTACATTGCTGTTCAATTCTTTGCAACGCTttgttttgttgcttgtttGGTAGCATTGCCATTAACTTTGGCCTTCTTAAAATGCTCTCGCGATGACGATAGATATGTCTTCCTTCTGCTGACAATTGGCGCAGTCGAAGTGTTTGGTTCACTTTGTGGAATGTTGGCCGCTTTAATTTTCGGTGCCAATGGAGATCGAAGAGATTGGATGCCTCATTGGCAAAACAATGATATGGGATGGGCATTCGCACTTGCTTGCATTGGCAGTGCATTCCTTATGCCAGCTGGAGTACTTTATATTGTAGAAGCACGTCGCGAacgttataagcgtttgaacgAAATTGGAAATCGTGAAGTAAACGATTATGCAAATGATTATAATACACGACGATATGGTGAAGGAGTACAGACAGATATTTAG
- the LOC129905309 gene encoding josephin-like protein has product MVSCKMPGDAIYHERQRRQLCALHALNNLFQSDIYTKAQLDEVCKNLSPQVWINPHRSVLGLGDYDVNVIMTALQEKGCEAAWFDKRKDPACINFDEVVGFILNIPADYKFGYVTLPIKKRHWIAVRKIDDGQYYNLDSKLESPHCIGDEESLLTYLKGQLESNDRELFIIVQTNETENAQKWLKNTSTSSVEEATEIEAESNSKENAVLGEEVA; this is encoded by the exons ATGGTGTCTTGTAAAATGCCAGGTGACGCAATCTACCATGAAAGACAACGACGTCAGCTATGTGCTCTGCATGCCCTCAACAATTTATTTCAAT CTGATATATACACCAAAGCCCAACTGGACGAAGTGTGTAAAAATCTCAGTCCTCAGGTCTGGATTAATCCACATCGATCTGTCCTTGGCCTCGGTGACTATGACGTCAATGTCATTATGACTGCACTACAGGAAAAAGGATGTGAAGCCGCTTGGTTTGATAAACGAAA AGATCCAGCTTGTATAAATTTTGACGAAGTCGTTGGTTTCATACTCAACATTCCTGCTGACTATAAATTTGGCTATGTTACTCTTCCGATTAAAAAGAGACATTGGATTGCGGTAAGGAAAATCGATGATGGACAATATTATAATCTCGATTCAAAGCTTGAATCGCCACATTGTATTGGCGATGAAGAAAGCCTGTTGACTTATTTGAAAGGACAACTCGAATCCAATGATCGGGAATTATTTATTATAGTACAAACAAACGAAACTGAAAACGcacaaaaatggttaaaaaatacTTCTACAAGTTCAGTAGAAGAAGCAACTGAAATTGAAGCCGAATCAAATTCTAAAGAAAATGCAGTTTTGGGGGAAGAGGTAGCAtga